Proteins found in one Micromonospora sp. WMMD1082 genomic segment:
- a CDS encoding Lsr2 family protein, which translates to MAKKVITVLTDDLDGGKADRTVEFSLDGVAYTIDVSDENAGVLRKALDPFIDAGRRLGRGGTDTVRNPRRAGGSGAAGMNREQNRAVREWAVSNGYKISERGRIPVEVVEAYKNR; encoded by the coding sequence ATGGCCAAAAAAGTAATCACGGTGCTGACCGACGACCTCGACGGCGGAAAGGCGGACCGGACGGTCGAGTTCAGCCTCGACGGCGTGGCGTACACCATCGACGTCTCCGACGAGAACGCGGGAGTCCTGCGCAAGGCGCTGGATCCGTTTATCGATGCCGGCCGGCGACTCGGTCGCGGCGGCACCGACACCGTTCGCAACCCGCGTCGCGCCGGCGGTTCGGGGGCCGCGGGAATGAACCGCGAGCAGAACCGCGCCGTCCGGGAATGGGCGGTCAGCAACGGCTACAAGATTTCCGAGCGGGGCCGTATCCCCGTCGAGGTCGTCGAGGCGTACAAGAACCGCTGA